A single genomic interval of Malania oleifera isolate guangnan ecotype guangnan chromosome 13, ASM2987363v1, whole genome shotgun sequence harbors:
- the LOC131145549 gene encoding uncharacterized protein LOC131145549, giving the protein MQDPIGIPACFFSSGDKPTDDLGAVGRSGQSVCMSVYRTKLTDQSRLITITWCKNLLLRGLSVSVGEEGEKQYTCKVELKPWYFWRKQGSKRFEVDGRAVDVFWDLKAAKFNGETEPNSEYYVAVVCDEEVVLLLGDLKKEAYRKTGRRPALIDPILVSKKEHVFGKKKFITKAKFHEKGRFHEISVECKCRNSNSGGGSISNGSSFRGVEPEMEIRIDGVLVIHVKHLQWKFREISGSVEGLCAGGSSEFCLFLYAWKVE; this is encoded by the exons ATGCAAGACCCAATAGGGATTCCTGCTTGCTTCTTTTCTTCCGGCGACAAGCCTACTGATGATTTGGGTGCCGTAGGCAGGTCTGGACAGAGTGTTTGCATGTCTGTTTATCGAACAAAACTCACTGACCAGTCCCGTTTGATCACAATCACATGGTGCAAGAACTTGCTACTCCGTGGTCTCTCTGTATCAGTAGGAGAGGAAGGAGAGAAGCAGTATACCTGCAAGGTTGAGCTGAAGCCATGGTACTTTTGGAGGAAACAAGGTTCCAAGCGCTTTGAAGTGGATGGCAGAGCTGTTGATGTCTTCTGGGACCTCAAAGCTGCAAAATTCAATGGTGAAACAGAGCCGAACTCGGAGTACTATGTTGCAGTTGTTTGTGACGAGGAGGTGGTGCTCCTCCTTGGCGATCTAAAGAAAGAAGCCTACAGGAAAACTGGGCGTAGGCCAGCACTTATTGATCCCATTTTGGTCTCAAAGAAGGAACATGTATTTGGTAAGAAGAAATTCATCACAAAAGCCAAGTTCCATGAGAAGGGGAGATTCCATGAAATTTCAGTTGAGTGCAAGTGCAGAAACAGCAATAGTGGGGGTGGAAGCATAAGTAATGGCAGTTCTTTCAGGGGGGTGGAACCAGAGATGGAGATAAGGATAGATGGGGTTCTGGTCATTCATGTGAAGCACCTTCAATGGAAATTTAGAG AGATTTCTGGGTCAGTGGAGGGGCTTTGTGCAGGCGGGTCATCAGAGTTCTGCTTGTTTCTGTATGCCTGGAAGGTTGAATGA